One window of Cyanobacteriota bacterium genomic DNA carries:
- a CDS encoding transketolase → MTDFKQVEQKANEIRINSLKMVHAANSGHPGGSLSIADILASLYFGGHLKHNPKNPEDPNRDILVQSKGHASPALYSCLGLAGFFPIEETMSFRQLGSRFQGHIDRMRVPGVEISTGSLGHGLSNSVGIALAAKLDKHPRRVFAILSDGELQEGSNWEAAMSAAHFKLSNLTAIVDRNRIQLDGWTETTMGLDPLPDKFKAFNWEVIEINGHNLEQIDQALTKAAALGTGEKPIMIIASTIKGKGVSFMEDQVAWHGVAPQDADLANALKELV, encoded by the coding sequence ATGACGGATTTCAAACAAGTTGAACAAAAAGCCAATGAGATAAGGATCAATTCTCTCAAAATGGTACATGCAGCAAACTCAGGACACCCAGGTGGCTCTCTTTCAATTGCTGATATTCTTGCAAGCCTTTATTTTGGTGGACATCTCAAACACAATCCCAAGAATCCAGAAGATCCCAACAGAGACATCTTGGTTCAAAGCAAGGGTCATGCCTCACCGGCTCTTTATTCTTGTCTTGGCTTAGCTGGTTTCTTCCCTATTGAAGAGACCATGAGCTTCCGTCAACTAGGTTCACGCTTTCAAGGTCATATCGATAGAATGAGAGTTCCAGGAGTTGAAATTTCAACTGGTTCACTTGGTCACGGACTTTCCAACTCTGTTGGTATTGCATTAGCTGCCAAACTAGACAAGCATCCACGTAGAGTCTTTGCAATTCTTAGTGATGGTGAGCTGCAAGAAGGATCTAACTGGGAAGCAGCAATGTCAGCGGCGCATTTCAAACTCAGTAATTTAACAGCAATAGTAGATCGCAATCGTATTCAACTAGACGGCTGGACAGAAACAACAATGGGCTTAGACCCACTTCCTGACAAGTTCAAAGCCTTTAACTGGGAAGTCATTGAAATCAATGGTCACAACTTAGAACAAATAGATCAAGCACTAACTAAAGCAGCAGCGCTTGGTACTGGTGAGAAACCAATCATGATTATTGCAAGCACGATCAAAGGCAAGGGCGTTAGCTTCATGGAAGATCAAGTCGCTTGGCATGGTGTAGCACCTCAAGATGCTGATCTAGCAAATGCGCTAAAGGAGCTAGTTTAA